The DNA region TACCTCGCCGAATGCCCAGGTGTACGTCGGTCGCAGCCCCCCGCCGGGCAGGCCGTCACGCTGGCCTCGTACCTGGTGGTTTGCGTCGAGCAGGTGGACAAAAACGGTGTAGGATTCGGCTATGGGCGCTCGCGCCCGCCAGTACAGGCGCACGTGCAGCTCCTCACCAGGTCTGACCACAGTCGGCCCTGCGTCGTATCCCAGCAAGCGGACCTGCCCTCCGAAATCCATGTCCACCTGTTGCGGGACGTGCGGCGGCGTGAACAGGCGAGCGGGCACTTCTTCAGCCGGCCCTCGCCAGCGATTGCGCAGCGTCGCCAACTGGAGAAGCGTTCGCTCGCCGGGCAGCCGCACCTGCCACGGCGATTCGAGCACCCGTGGCCGCAAGCGGCGGCCGAGGTCCCACACCTCATCGCCCTCGTACACACCGACGGCCACGCCGAACTCCGGCGTATCCTGAGTCCACCAAGTCACTGGGTTAAAGACCACGCGGATCACTTCGCCGGGCTGCCAGCGCTGGGTGGGATACCAGACTAGCGCGGCAGGCGGCTCGGTGGTCGCGCCGACGACGTCGCCGTTGGCGTTCAGCTCGAAAAGAGCGATTTGGTAGTCGGTGGACAGGGAGCGCAGCGCCTCGAAGTACAGGGTGTATACCCGCTCATCGCCGCGCCGGCCCTCGATATCATAGCCATGGAGCCGCAGCACGCCTTCGCCCGTGTCGGGCCGCGCGAACTCGGCGTTGAGCGGATATTCTGGGACCGCATCGTTAGCCCGCAGGAAGCTGTAGAAGGCGTCGGGGAGCGGCCGCGGCGGCGCCCCGCGTTGGAGGAGGATGTAGCCATCCTCGGCAGCGATCACGCCGAATTCGCTGCCTCCGACCACGTGGTCTCGCATCCAGGTCAGGAAGTTGTCCTTATTGGCCGTAAACGTAGCCGCGTCCAGCAACAGATATTCAGTGTTCAGCGAGTAGGGGAAGAGGTTGATGCGGTCACGTTGGCTGAAGTGCGGATTGAGGTTGGATTGCGTTGAGAGGCTGGCGTTGCTTGGGATAAGCCTGGCGATGTCCTGAAGCCGGCGGTCATGCTCGCTCACCTCTGGCCAGGTGAACCCTTCCGCCAGCGGTGTGAAACCTCGGTGGTAGTGATAGGCCAGCGTACAGGTTAACACCCACAGGCTGAGGACCATCGCGATACGCCGCATAAGAGGAACCTGATCCTGGTCAGTGAACGGGAAAGGCGATGAGCCATAGGGCGACGAGAAATGAAGGCGACCAGTTCCCAATTGGTGACTGATCCAGGCCGTTCCCATGATGCCGGAGACGATCACAAATGGGACCAGCGGCGCCGCGTAGTGGTATCGCTCCAGGTAGTGCATCTGCGCGTTGTCGCTGATCAAGTTGATGAGTAAAGAGGGCAGGAGCATAACCAGCGTGGCCGGGCTGAACAGCGAAAGCCATCCCACCGGCGCCAGCAACCGTACCATATAGCGTAGGTTGCCCTCCGTCAAAAGTTTGCCCAGTGCTATGGATATGACGGTGTTATCCTGGCCGGCCGAATCGCCAAACAATTGAATTACCGAACCGTAATAGTTCAAATACGGTGATCGGCCACTGGTGTTAAAGGCCGGCACGATCACGAAAACGGCGATCAGAAACCAGGTGATTCCCGCGAGCGCTACCGGTATCCCCAGTCGTGGCCGACGCTGAATTGCGGCGGCGTATAGCCCCATCATCGCCACCAGGAGCGGTATCTCCTCTTTCGTCGCCGCGGCCAGCAGCCCAAAGGCTAGGAACCAGCGCGTGCGCCCACAGAGCAGCCCATACGCGGCGAACAGGAGCAGGCTGGCGGCTAGCGTCACGGCGTGGAAGTCAAAGAGGTTGGCCGCTTCCAACGCCGGGAAGAGCAGATATGCGGTTGGAAAGACGACCGCAGGTAGCCCCTTGCCCAGGCGATCGCGGGCCAGCCAGTAGGCTGGCAGCGCACCTAAGGCGAGGACAACTGTTTGCAGGATCAATAGCGCCCGCGGGTCGCTCCAAATCCAATATAGTGGCGCAATTAAAAAGTAGATCGGCTCTACGTGCATAGCCAGCCGGGTGCCAGCCTTGAAGGTCTTGGCCCGTCCCTCCCAGTTGGTGAAGGCCAGCGGCCGGCCATGCGCCGTGTTCCACACTGCCTGGTCCACGTTGCCCAGGTCGTACGCGTTCGTCTCTAGCCCATTATGGCGGGCGATAGTAATGGCGCTGAAGAAGACGGTATAGGCGATAATCAGCAGAGCTACTAACGCCCCACTCCAGCCGCAAGAGGTGTTGCGCCATACGTGTAACATTTTAGGCTTCACTTTGTGTTTTGCGGGCTTTGCATCTTTTCGTGCCCTTGCGGTCTCACCTCCTTCTTGTGATGCCAACAGCCCGAAGCGACAAACCTGGCACGAGATTTTACCCTATTTCGCCGATCTATTCCAATTCCCTCGGCAAGGCTCTCAGGCGGACATGCCTCTAGCACCCATGCGCCATGCCTACGCCGGAGAGCATCACACAGGCTGGGAAGCCACATAAATCGGGTTGCTGAAGATCCACCCACGCCGCCGTCCCCAGGCTTGACGATACACCTCCACCCGATATACGCCTGGCTGCTCGCTGGTGAAGCGCAGCTCATGACCGTGGGTTGAAGCGATAAGTCGTCTGTTGCGTAACAGCCGGATAAAGCCTGGATGTGGAAGATGGACTTCAAATGACGTGGGCTCTCCGGCTGGCAACGTATCGCCCATGATGGCTGAAGCCGAGGACTGGCGTGCCAGAAAGCGGAAGCCAGTGGTCCTCGCCGGCAGATCATAGCCGATCCAGCAGTGTCCTTGCCGCAAGGCATCTAAGATCAGCGCGCGATCGTGTGCCACATCCCCTATAAACGGTTCAGGCACCAGGATGTGGGTATTCACCGCGCGAAAGCAAAGCTCGTAAGGAAGCAGAGTCCACTTCCAGGGGCCAAACCTCACCGAAAAGGCATGAGCATCCGAACCTCCCAGCGCGACAACAGGCCGCTGGCTAGTCAGCCGATCCCATCGCTCCAGCGTCTCAGGGAGGGGGCCAGTGGTCAACAAAAACGGCGCTTTAACGATTAGCAGAGCTCGCACGAGATTGGAAGCATAGCCACGGAACTCCGACAGATAATTCCACAGCTCGATCCCGGTATATCCCGTCACTTCCCAATTGAGCCAGGGAAAGCGCTTAGGGAAAAATCGGGTGCTGCGCTCATCAGGATGGGCTAAAAACGCCAGCCCTCCCTGTCCAACCACCGCATGGATGAGCGTCTGTGGATCCTTTCGCCACTTGGTGACTTCCTCCTGGATGCCCAGGCACAAGAGATGATCGCCTTCGGGATTACGATCGGGATCGTGCACTTCCTCGCCGATCAACACCAGGACCGACCCGTATCGCCCCTCAGCCGAACGGACCAGGACGTTGTGGTCGGTGACGATGAGGAAATCCAATCCCGCCGCCTGAGCGGCCCGGGCCAGGTCTGCGTGGGTACCTGAGCCATCGCTGAAGCGGGTGTGCATATGGATATTACCTGTGTACTCATACCAGCGAGTCATGATGTCTCTTTGAACCCAACAGTAAGGACAAGGATCGTCTTTGCTCTAAACCACCTTGCCCTTTAGGATGCCATAAAAATCTATTTCACCGATGCAACATCGGAAGGAATACCGCACGCGTGACGACAGCAACGTGAACCGGCTCTGACCATCCTCCTATGCGGCCGGCCGCGTCACGAGCACGCGCCCGAAAGCGATAGCTGGTCAACGGACGTCCCTTAAATAACATTTCTGAAGCTATAGTGTCTGTAAGCCAATCCGTCCACTCAGAGGCATCGCTGGCCTGTACCTGAACATCAAAGTTGACCACACCAGCGGCGTCGTCCTCCCCTTCCCAGCGCACCGTGAAAAACGGAAGCGCAGTCAGCTCTGGGGCAAACATACGCGCCGTAGGAGGGGCCATATCCACCGAGACCGTGAGCATCTTCTGGCTTCCCAACCTAGCGTGATCCACCGCTCGCGCCTGTATCACCGTTTTCCCCGGTCGCCCCACCACTATCGACAACGTCCCTCCCTGCCACATGCTATCATCCGTTCGCCAGGCTATCTCTCGAATGCCTGATGTAGCGTCAGTGGCAGTTAGCGTGATTGTCACCGGTCCTAGGAACCAGCCATTCTCGCCCGGCTGTCCATCCAACCTGAACGAAAGCAAGGGTGGCTGTGTGTCCACTCGCACAGGGAATGGCTCTGACTCGGCGAAGCGGCCATGGACGTCCTCTGCCCTGAACTGCGCCAAGCTCTCCCCCTCGCCCAGGGAAGTAGGAATACAGGCCAGCCTTATGGGCACGATAGCCCCGGCCGATGCATCGGCCTCAGCGTATGTCCAGCCACCCCACGTCGCTCCGCCATCGCCAGAGACGCGACAGGCCGATCCTGCCGGCTCAAAGCCACCAGGCGTCCACACCGTGATGGTCAAGCGGCTGCGCGTGGTGTCGGTGATCCAATCGGCTGGCCCGGCGTCCTCCCAGGCGCCCGGCCCTGGCATCTCTGCGAAGGCGAGTGTTATCGGCCGGGGATTAGAGGCGTTGCCGGCTCGATCGAATGCGACCGCAATAAGTTGGCCAGCTCGCGCGCCGGTTGGCAACGCCCATGCGGCCTCAGGCGGCTGCAGCGTGGGATACTCTACTACCAGCACCCGATCGAGCATTAGATCGGCAGCACCGCTATTGCGCACGCGAAACCGTAAGCCCACTGAAGCCGGAGCATCGTACCAGAAGTCCACGGGAATGTCTTGGTAGGCATTCGGTGATAGAAAGTGCAGGCCGCGCACATCTGCCAGCCCCAGCAATCGCCCTCCAGGCTCGGCTGTCACCTCAAGTCGGGCGACAACACTCGAGGTCAACTCGGGGCCGGTGCGCAGCCGGAAGAGCGCCCGATAGATACGGCCTACGGGCAATGTCTGCACCGGCTGGCTGGTCCATGTCCCGGCGAATCCAGCCTTTGTCCCCCAGGCCAGGCCATTATGCGCTTCAGGATCACCTACCGGTCCGCCAGGCACGCCCTGGAAATCCTCGCCTTCCCAGCTCCAAGCTGCGCTCACCCCCATCCCTGCGAAGCCGGCCAGCCCGCCGTCGCTGCTGGTCAGGCCGAGGGTGATAGTAGGCGGCGGGCTAGTCGGTGGCAGCAGCCACGCTGCGCCCTGTGGTCGTTCTTGGTCTACGCCTAGCCATAGCCGGTTTTCCCCGCGCACGGTGCCGCTGATCGTCTCAGCGCTGACCGTGAGCGTGGCGCTCACGCCGATCTGAGCGAAATCTAAGGCCATGCCCCAGCCGTCAGCCGGCGTAGTATCCTCGCCGACGATGCGGCCATCTGCCCAGAACGTGACACGGTTGACCTCGTCAACGGGGGCGGCGTTAGCCTCCAGCCAGACGCCGCGGCCGCCGTAGTACCATCCGGCCCATGGGTCAGTGATGCCTAGGCGTAGAGGTGGGCGCTCACCGGAGCGACGGACCTCCACGCCCGTGTAGTAGTGCGCTAGGATCTGCAGCTCATCCCAGCCGTATGTCTGAGCCCAGCGGTAAGCCCCCCATTGACTCATCCCGTGACCATGGCCGCGTCGCGGCTTGCCCAGGCTAACGGGATCGGGCACCGCTTGCAAGTAGGGTAATCCGCCGTCAAGTGTGGGATGTCCGTGATCGGCACTGTACTTGGCAAGGATGGGACGGTTTCGATAGGCAATGTATTGCCCGGCCGTCGCCAAGACAGCCTCATCGCTGGCCGGATGGGTCGTGTCGCACATCACCTGATAGTCAACCCAGTCGGTGACGTCGAAGTCGGGCTTGCCTTGGAGCACATGGTACCAAGCATAGGTACGGGCAGCGATGGCCTGCGCGCGCACCACGGCTGATGGCCACCGCGCGGGCACCTCATGGGGGACCACACGGCGCACGTATTCCTCGAATGGGATCACATCTATGGACCAAGGGAGACGGTCACGGCAAGTGTTGCTGGGATGGTGAGCGACGCGGATGGTGGAAGGTGGGATGAGTACCTCCGTCGGGTGCAGATCTCCCGCTAAGACGTTTCTACCTGAGGAGGCGTCTCCACCGCTGAGGCCCGTGAGGCGGCGAGGCGATAGACCATCTAGAGACACGAGCCAGATAGTGCCGGCGCGCAGGTAGGCCAGGGTGCGGCTATCCGGCGACCAGCGAGGGGCATAGGCGCCGTTCGTGTCCAGAATACGCAGGGGATTGCCGTCTCGATCGGCCAGCCACAGTTCGGCCTGTGCCAGCGTCTCAGCGCCGGTAGGCATACGTTCCACGGCCAGCCAGCGGCCATCTGGGGAACGCTGGGGCCGCCCCAGAAGCCAGCCGGGGCCGCCTAAAGCTTCCTTCAGTGTTTTGGCCGAGGCAGGTGAGACAACAGGCGAAGCCGCCATAGCAAGGGCCTCCCCGGCTGGTATCGGTCGTTGACTGCCATCGAGCCCAATCCGAAACGATCCATCTGGCGTGGAGACGATCACAGCGTCACCAGCGTTGGTCCAGCCTAATAAGGCAGCCGGGCTCGTTCTAAGGGACTCATGGGTTTTGTCAAGCAGGAATGAACTAAGGTGCTCAGCCTGCACTGAGGGTTTCACTAGGGACAAGGTTACTAGCAGAAACGCGCTCCCCAGAAGTTTTTTCATAGTTTATCCCTGCCAGCAAGTCTATTCCCTTACTCGTACGAGCAGCTTCTCGTGTTGGCGCAATGCCTGCGTAAGGTCTACAACGAGCCGCAGACGGCGGCACTCATTGCCGAAGTAGCCGAGGCCTATCGTAGGCAGGGGGCCTTACGAGCATAACCAAGGCGCGAGGCGCGTCACCCCTGTTTCATGAACGCCACGCGAGCCTCATCGGCCAACAGGTACAGAGGATCGGCCTGGATCAGCGGCAGGATGATCTCTCGCATTTGGCCGGCGTGGATCAGCCGTGCATGGGCCTGTCCCACACGCCCTTCCCGCATGGCTCCTGCCTGTCGCAACGGCTCATCTATTCGGGAGAAGTTACGCTTCCAGCCCCACAGGTGAAGCCGACCGGACACCACGAGCTCACGGCCATCGGCATCCACGACGATGGCGTGGGTAATCTGATACTGGAGGTGATACGGCACCCCAGCTAGCTCCTCCAACGCATGCAGGGAAGTGTTGCTCTCCTGCGTGCATCCCAGCAGCAGGATGTAGCCGCCACGATCCATCAGTCGGATGTACGGGCTGCCGGGACCGCACGGCGTGGTACAGTGCTCGTGGCCGGTCGTATACCATTCGGCCTGCGCGCCGATGGCTGTGACCGAATGCGTGGGATGCAGGCTACGGCGGGCTTCAGGCCGCCGTCGAAACGCCTCTGGAATGCGGCCGATCCAGCTCGCGCACGGGGTGGAGCGCACATCCATGCGCGGTGGACGGTCTGGCCCATCCTCCGGCGAGCCGGTGAGGGCCGGCGCCAACACCGTCCCGCCGGGCGATACCGCTGCGATGAGGGCGTCTACGACCGTGTCGGCGCCTCCTTCGACCCATCCCAGGCTGCTTAACGAGGAATGAACCAACACCTCGTCGCCGGGTCGCAGCCCCAGCGCGCGCAGGTCTGCAACGATCTCTACGGCCGTTAACCCGCGGTTCATTGGAGCCCCCTTGACGAAATCGAGTTCATAGCACGACCTGAACCTGAACCGGCAGGTAGATCGCCTGCATGGCTTGATCTACCCCTTCACCCGCTATATCTACCCTCTTTCCGCTGTCCGGATCGTACATGCCCAGACAGATCCTGTACAGCCCCGGCGATAACGTCGGAGCCAGATTGATCGCATAGAGATCGGGCACCAGATCGCCCGGACGCCAGCGGCTGGTGGGCCAGGAGTTGCCCAGCGGCGGGCTATCTCCCTGGCCAGCGAGCTGTCCGGATGAGTCCAGCAGGTGCACGAAGACAGTGTAATCTCGATCTGGCGTAGCTTCGACCTGCCAGAACAGGCGCAGATGTAGCGTCTCCCCTGGGTGAACCTGAACGCGGCCTTGGCCATTCTCTAGAGCGAAACCGGCCAATACCACTCCATTCGCTAACCGTGCTCTTATCGGCTGCGCCTGATCCGGAAGTTTGTCGCGGCGAGTGGCGATGGTCACTTCGCCAGAAGCGGTGAAGGATGCCAAATAGACTAGCGTATCTCCCTGGAAACGACGTGGCACAAGGTCGCCATCTTCCCCAATGTAGGGCAACCGCGTGCTCGGATCCCATACGTTGGGGCCGCGAATCCATCCCAAGGCCATTGCATACACCTTTCCCGGCTCCAGCAGCCAATCTATGGTGTTCGCCCGCACTTCGACTATCCGGCCCGGCTGCCAGAGGCTCGTAGGATACCACACCAAAGCAGGCTGCGGAAATTCGGTGGCAGCGATAAGCGTACCAGGCTCCTCCACCAGATAGAGGATCAAGCGATAGTCCTCCTGCAGTGGGCGCAATGCCTCGAAGTACAGCGAGAGATGTGGAGCCTGGCCCGAGCGGGGATCAACCTCGTAGCCGAGGAAACGGATTACATCGCCAAAGCGGCCGGACATCCGTATATCGGGGTTGACGTCCTCAGGCAGGGCAAATCGGTAAAACGAATCGGGAAGCGGCCGGCGAGGAGCCCCCCGTTGAAATAGCACATACCCATCATCGGCAGCGATCAGGCCAAAATCCCCGCTCTCTAGGAGCCGTTGACGAAGGTAAGTCTGGATGTCGCCATAGTTGTTGCCAGGGTAGCTTTTCACATCAAGGAGGGCGTATTCGCAGTCCAGCGAATAGGGTAGTAGATGGATGGTGGACCGATGCGTGAAGTGCGGATTAAGGTTGTCTTGAGTGCAAAGGCTAGCGTCATCCGGGATCAACCTCGCGAACTCTGCCAACCCGCGCTGATGTGAGGTGGGCCTCGGCCACTGAAAATCAGCGGCAAAGGGCATCCACGGCGAGCGGCTCGAAGACCACGCCGAGGCGAGCAGCAAGAGGCCCAGGGTTGCCGTCTGGGCTGGCTTCAGCCATGTCGGACGCCGCAATTGCGTCCAGCCCCACAGGGTTGCCAACCCGAGCGCGGCAGCGGCGGTGGCGATAGGAATCAAGGCGGCCACATATTGGCGGCCGAACGTCCTCATCTGGCGGTCGCTACTCAGCAGGTTGATGGCCAACTCAGGGATCGCTGGTATCAACGCGGGGAGATTCAGCAGGGGTAGGCCGGCTAAGGGCAGCAGATAGTTCAGATAATACCTGCGAGCGACGTGATCCGTCAGGTTGGCTAGCATGTGTGAGGCGGCCGCGCGTGACATCGCAGCTTGATAACGGGACAGGTACGGAGAGCGACCGACGATGTTGTAAGCCGGAATGATGACGAAAGTGGCGATCGTGAACCAGGCCAAGGCTAGCAGGACGACGACGATGCCGAAGCATCGCCGTTTTTGCATCAGCCAGGCCCACACTCCTAAGCCGGCGACCGCTAATGGGATGTTCTCCTTCGTCGCCATTGCCAGGGTGGCGACGAGGGCAAATGGCCCATTGCGCTTCTCTTCCACGAAGTCGAAGGCGGCCAACAGCAAGGGAGCGGCCAGGGCGACGGCGTGGAAATCGCTGGTGACTAACGAGTGTAGGCCAGGATGGGCGAGATAGGCCAAAGCGAGGCTCGCGCCAGCGGCTTCACTGTACAGCCGGCGACGGGCCAGGCGATATGCCGGGATCGCCCCCAAGGCCACAGCCGCAGCCTGAAGGATCAATAAGGCCCGCACATCTTCCCATAGCCAGTACAGAGGGACTAGGAGAAAATAGATCGGCTCGACGTGCATCCCCAGCCGAGTGGGCTCTCGGAACCAGTTGTCCTTGCCAACCCAATTGGTGAATCGCAGCGGCCGGCCATGGGCTGTGTTCCACAAGGCTTGGTCGGCGTTCCCCAGATCGTAACCGGCTGTCTGGAATGCCTCATGGCGGGCGACCGACAGCGCGCCGAAGTATATCGCAAACGCCAGGGTGGCCAGGATCGTAAGCAGCAAACCCCACTTGCGGAACACGATCAAGCTTTTCACGGCTTGTGTCGCCATAGGCGCGGCAGCACCTGCACACGTAGAGGCAGCAAGATGCGATCGCCTGCGGGCTGGCCAAACGCGTCCACGACGTTCAGCCGGACGCCTGTGGCCGGATCGTACATCCCCACTTCAAGCCAATAATCCCCAGCCCGCGCATCCCAGGGTATTTTGAGCCTATACCGGTCCACGATCACTGTGCGTTCGGGCCAGGCATCGGTGGGCATTGTCCCGTTCACCGGCGGGTTATCCTTCGCTGCGGCCAGGGTTCCATCCGGCGTAAGTAGATGTGTGAAGACCGTGTAGGAACCGACCTGCTCTCCTGCTTTCCCCGAGGGCGGT from Anaerolineae bacterium includes:
- a CDS encoding DUF2079 domain-containing protein — its product is MLHVWRNTSCGWSGALVALLIIAYTVFFSAITIARHNGLETNAYDLGNVDQAVWNTAHGRPLAFTNWEGRAKTFKAGTRLAMHVEPIYFLIAPLYWIWSDPRALLILQTVVLALGALPAYWLARDRLGKGLPAVVFPTAYLLFPALEAANLFDFHAVTLAASLLLFAAYGLLCGRTRWFLAFGLLAAATKEEIPLLVAMMGLYAAAIQRRPRLGIPVALAGITWFLIAVFVIVPAFNTSGRSPYLNYYGSVIQLFGDSAGQDNTVISIALGKLLTEGNLRYMVRLLAPVGWLSLFSPATLVMLLPSLLINLISDNAQMHYLERYHYAAPLVPFVIVSGIMGTAWISHQLGTGRLHFSSPYGSSPFPFTDQDQVPLMRRIAMVLSLWVLTCTLAYHYHRGFTPLAEGFTWPEVSEHDRRLQDIARLIPSNASLSTQSNLNPHFSQRDRINLFPYSLNTEYLLLDAATFTANKDNFLTWMRDHVVGGSEFGVIAAEDGYILLQRGAPPRPLPDAFYSFLRANDAVPEYPLNAEFARPDTGEGVLRLHGYDIEGRRGDERVYTLYFEALRSLSTDYQIALFELNANGDVVGATTEPPAALVWYPTQRWQPGEVIRVVFNPVTWWTQDTPEFGVAVGVYEGDEVWDLGRRLRPRVLESPWQVRLPGERTLLQLATLRNRWRGPAEEVPARLFTPPHVPQQVDMDFGGQVRLLGYDAGPTVVRPGEELHVRLYWRARAPIAESYTVFVHLLDANHQVRGQRDGLPGGGLRPTYTWAFGEVVVDEVRLVVAPEASPGPHQLEVGMYLTASGTRLPVTDAAGNPQGDRVLLPQIITVQTR
- a CDS encoding CehA/McbA family metallohydrolase, with the protein product MTRWYEYTGNIHMHTRFSDGSGTHADLARAAQAAGLDFLIVTDHNVLVRSAEGRYGSVLVLIGEEVHDPDRNPEGDHLLCLGIQEEVTKWRKDPQTLIHAVVGQGGLAFLAHPDERSTRFFPKRFPWLNWEVTGYTGIELWNYLSEFRGYASNLVRALLIVKAPFLLTTGPLPETLERWDRLTSQRPVVALGGSDAHAFSVRFGPWKWTLLPYELCFRAVNTHILVPEPFIGDVAHDRALILDALRQGHCWIGYDLPARTTGFRFLARQSSASAIMGDTLPAGEPTSFEVHLPHPGFIRLLRNRRLIASTHGHELRFTSEQPGVYRVEVYRQAWGRRRGWIFSNPIYVASQPV
- a CDS encoding SpoIID/LytB domain-containing protein, with protein sequence MAASPVVSPASAKTLKEALGGPGWLLGRPQRSPDGRWLAVERMPTGAETLAQAELWLADRDGNPLRILDTNGAYAPRWSPDSRTLAYLRAGTIWLVSLDGLSPRRLTGLSGGDASSGRNVLAGDLHPTEVLIPPSTIRVAHHPSNTCRDRLPWSIDVIPFEEYVRRVVPHEVPARWPSAVVRAQAIAARTYAWYHVLQGKPDFDVTDWVDYQVMCDTTHPASDEAVLATAGQYIAYRNRPILAKYSADHGHPTLDGGLPYLQAVPDPVSLGKPRRGHGHGMSQWGAYRWAQTYGWDELQILAHYYTGVEVRRSGERPPLRLGITDPWAGWYYGGRGVWLEANAAPVDEVNRVTFWADGRIVGEDTTPADGWGMALDFAQIGVSATLTVSAETISGTVRGENRLWLGVDQERPQGAAWLLPPTSPPPTITLGLTSSDGGLAGFAGMGVSAAWSWEGEDFQGVPGGPVGDPEAHNGLAWGTKAGFAGTWTSQPVQTLPVGRIYRALFRLRTGPELTSSVVARLEVTAEPGGRLLGLADVRGLHFLSPNAYQDIPVDFWYDAPASVGLRFRVRNSGAADLMLDRVLVVEYPTLQPPEAAWALPTGARAGQLIAVAFDRAGNASNPRPITLAFAEMPGPGAWEDAGPADWITDTTRSRLTITVWTPGGFEPAGSACRVSGDGGATWGGWTYAEADASAGAIVPIRLACIPTSLGEGESLAQFRAEDVHGRFAESEPFPVRVDTQPPLLSFRLDGQPGENGWFLGPVTITLTATDATSGIREIAWRTDDSMWQGGTLSIVVGRPGKTVIQARAVDHARLGSQKMLTVSVDMAPPTARMFAPELTALPFFTVRWEGEDDAAGVVNFDVQVQASDASEWTDWLTDTIASEMLFKGRPLTSYRFRARARDAAGRIGGWSEPVHVAVVTRAVFLPMLHR
- a CDS encoding AAC(3) family N-acetyltransferase encodes the protein MNRGLTAVEIVADLRALGLRPGDEVLVHSSLSSLGWVEGGADTVVDALIAAVSPGGTVLAPALTGSPEDGPDRPPRMDVRSTPCASWIGRIPEAFRRRPEARRSLHPTHSVTAIGAQAEWYTTGHEHCTTPCGPGSPYIRLMDRGGYILLLGCTQESNTSLHALEELAGVPYHLQYQITHAIVVDADGRELVVSGRLHLWGWKRNFSRIDEPLRQAGAMREGRVGQAHARLIHAGQMREIILPLIQADPLYLLADEARVAFMKQG
- a CDS encoding DUF2079 domain-containing protein, giving the protein MATQAVKSLIVFRKWGLLLTILATLAFAIYFGALSVARHEAFQTAGYDLGNADQALWNTAHGRPLRFTNWVGKDNWFREPTRLGMHVEPIYFLLVPLYWLWEDVRALLILQAAAVALGAIPAYRLARRRLYSEAAGASLALAYLAHPGLHSLVTSDFHAVALAAPLLLAAFDFVEEKRNGPFALVATLAMATKENIPLAVAGLGVWAWLMQKRRCFGIVVVLLALAWFTIATFVIIPAYNIVGRSPYLSRYQAAMSRAAASHMLANLTDHVARRYYLNYLLPLAGLPLLNLPALIPAIPELAINLLSSDRQMRTFGRQYVAALIPIATAAAALGLATLWGWTQLRRPTWLKPAQTATLGLLLLASAWSSSRSPWMPFAADFQWPRPTSHQRGLAEFARLIPDDASLCTQDNLNPHFTHRSTIHLLPYSLDCEYALLDVKSYPGNNYGDIQTYLRQRLLESGDFGLIAADDGYVLFQRGAPRRPLPDSFYRFALPEDVNPDIRMSGRFGDVIRFLGYEVDPRSGQAPHLSLYFEALRPLQEDYRLILYLVEEPGTLIAATEFPQPALVWYPTSLWQPGRIVEVRANTIDWLLEPGKVYAMALGWIRGPNVWDPSTRLPYIGEDGDLVPRRFQGDTLVYLASFTASGEVTIATRRDKLPDQAQPIRARLANGVVLAGFALENGQGRVQVHPGETLHLRLFWQVEATPDRDYTVFVHLLDSSGQLAGQGDSPPLGNSWPTSRWRPGDLVPDLYAINLAPTLSPGLYRICLGMYDPDSGKRVDIAGEGVDQAMQAIYLPVQVQVVL